The nucleotide window ctctctctcgatctcccacgCCCCTTTTCTCTCTCGATCCAGAAGACATCTTAGCAGTGATTTCAGAACTTAGTAAGCTTCGAATATGAGCTTTTTTTCCTTTCAGATTTGCGTATGTGGATCTTTTTAATTACCGGATAATATATTTCTGTATATAGAATGCATCCTTTTACTTCCCCTGCAAACTTAGAATGCTTATATGTGTTGAGATTTATGGGAGAAGCCGAAATGTGGAGTTTCGATTACTGGTGGTCTGGCAGTTCACATTTGTGAAGGGATATGCACCGTTATCGTTTGTAAAGGATGCGCCCATCTTCACTTGTATTGTCTTGAAGCTGAGCCCCATCCAATCTAGGGACGATACAACCTTGTTTTAGTAGTGATGCAAAAATCGATTTGCAAATCATGCTGGTTTTAGGGACGATACGGCCCTGTTTTAGTAGTGATGCAAGAGCATCCTAATGTGAAGGCTATCTCAGTTGTTGGGAACGCTAGGGGAGAGAAGTGGAAGTCAATGTCTAATGTTGAGAAAGCTCCTTTTGAAGCCAAAGCTGCAAAGAAGAAGGGCGAGTATGAAAAGCTTATTTCAGCCTACAACAAGAAACAGGAAAGTATGGCTGATGATGGTGATGAGGAGTCCGATAGGTCGAAATCCGAAGttcatgatgatgatgaggaaagtgaggaggaggaagatgatgatgatgaagatgatggcCTATGTGGCTTGGGGGAGTAAAATCAACGCAGACCGTTGATTCTGAAATGTGTATGATCTTACCTTAGGATACAAGTGGTTGCCTTTCAAAATGGGAAAGAATGTACCTCCCAGAGTGTTGCTATATCTCCCTATTAGAATTACCTGTATATTTATTCATGTTTTCTGCTTCCCTTATCATGTTGGTATAATAATATCATGTGCTCTTACAACACGCCTTAGGCTTTTAACATGAGAGTTTAAGcattctcaaaaaataaaataaaataaaatcatgctGGCTTTAGATGAGGTCGGATTTAGTGTTTGCAGTGCCAATCCTTTCGGCTGATATTGGCTGAGAGTATTGGAATCGTGTGGGCCTGATAACCGATATCACGAAATATTGCATTGTATTGGTGAGATATCGATGCAATCTGATAGTTTGGTGACCCCGCAGTTAAAAACTTGGTATGGATGAGATAGTTGATACCATTCTAGCCGAGAGATTAAAAACTTGGCACCAGTGCAACTCATCATGAGTCCTCAAAGCTTAGAACCAGTGCGACTCATCATGAGTCCTCAAAGCTCATGCTCAAACCCAACATGTGGCCATTAGACTCCACCCAAATCCAGCTAAAGCAGGCTGGACAATAGTTGAGCCTGGTCAGCCCAGCCCACTTTCACCCATATACCTGGCTCTCTAGCAAGTTCATGTTGTTTAGATGAGTAGAGGTAGGAGCATTGTTGTCATTCTAGCATTTGACTTATTGCTTGTTTATAATGCACATCATTTCCTTTGTATGTTACATTTTAGAACCTAAGCCTGCGTCATTTGCCTCCAAAGGTTTTCTGTGAAGTGCATGTGATGTGTGTTGAGGTATGATCACTCATTTTTACGGTTTAAATTTTGTTATCAGGTTTCACCGACAAAAAACTTTGATTTCTCCCGTCCAATGTAAATCTCTGTGGAGACAATTCAAGGCAAAGACAGAATACACTGTAACCCAGGCCATTTCTGCTCAGGTATAAATACTTCATAGATCTTTCTCTAAAAAATAATTCATTATTGTGATTTTG belongs to Magnolia sinica isolate HGM2019 chromosome 8, MsV1, whole genome shotgun sequence and includes:
- the LOC131253942 gene encoding high mobility group B protein 1-like, with protein sequence MQEHPNVKAISVVGNARGEKWKSMSNVEKAPFEAKAAKKKGEYEKLISAYNKKQESMADDGDEESDRSKSEVHDDDEESEEEEDDDDEDDGLCGLGE